DNA sequence from the Perca flavescens isolate YP-PL-M2 chromosome 3, PFLA_1.0, whole genome shotgun sequence genome:
cttcctccttatgacctcataaggagtaAGATTCCGTCctatctgagctttcattttctcaaaggcagagcaggatatccAGGGCTTGGTTTATACCTATcgtcatttctagccactgggggaccatagacgggctgggggaactcatattaatgataaaaaaacctcaaagtgacattttcatgctatgggacctttttaagagTACTTTAAAGGACCACATATACaaaatgtgtatgtttcttggacCCTTGAGGTGATGCAGACACTGAAAATCATTTGAGTTTAACGTGTTACAGGGCAATCTTTTACACCTAACAAAAAACCATTGTGCCACACTATGTGTCcatctgtcctgtcctgtcttACAGTCGGGAGACATACAACGCCCTAACCAACTGGCTGACAGATGCACGGACTCTGGCGAGCCCCAACATTGTTATTATCCTGTGTGGCAACAAGAAAGACCTTGAAGCAGACCGAGAGGTGACCTTCCTGGAAGCGTCACGCTTTGCTCAGGAGAATGGTAACTGATGATCTCACTTTTATTATCCTTTTTGTCTGTATTCATCTGTACGCTTACTTTCCATAATTTGTGCCACCCCATCctgtttttgtttccattttttgTCATCCATTTTGTTTCCCTCTCAGTCTTTTTCAcactttccttttttcctccaccttttttaatgtgtgcttccttttttttgtttgtttcacctATGTAGAGCTGATCTTCCTGGAGACCAGTGCTCTGACAGGGGAGAATGTTGAGGAGGGTTTCCTGAAGTGCGCTCGCATCATCCTCAACAAGATAGATTCAGGTACGCTGCTCATTTATCACGTCTTGTGATCTCTGTGCTTGAGTGCGTGAAGCCCTGTGGATCTGCCTTTAGTCTTACTACGTATACCGGTAGGTCTGCATCGCTGACATTTCTCTTTACGGTTCATTTCAAAGGCGAGTTGGACCCGGAGAGGATGGGTTCAGGTATCCAGTATGGAGATGCTTCGTTGAGGCAGCTGCGGCAGCCGAGAGGCACCACCACCACACAGAACAAGCAGCAGTGTAATTGCTAGGGATCGGGGCCCCGCCCTCGCCTCAGCCCACAGGCCCACACAGACAGGACGCCCTCTACAGGTCAGTGGCATGTCATCAACTCAGGCTGGTGGTacttttaaaggagaattccggtcgatttcaacacgtagctctgttgtttgtaaatttggagtgctgtcagtagcgagaaaaacgatcGGAGTCCTGTGGTGTTGCCTACACCGTTttatcctcctgctacagtttgcacccAGGAGACTGAAACATAGCTAGTTTTAAACgggcttttagcctcttaacatgttcaaaatgtctttacaagtgcctacccatgtgaagtgattccttccgagggaacacagtgaatctgactgcagtagatgtgaaagaaaatgcataaaagttgggctaattcagctctgttgagttccggtgttgagacggcaagaTTTGGGGAcagtctacaaactacaacaccgaaaagagatgcaacaaaaatatttattaatttatgattaaataaggtagtgtctccaaacttaccttaattataacttgtctcctgctaggtgttctacagcacttacttcaaataagcatatgcctatttttttttaatatatttttgtatctctttttggtgttgtagtttttagaCAATcctcttttaataaaaaaaataataataaaaaaaaaaaataaaaaaacttgcaTCAGTAAGATAAGAGCATGTCAGTGATCACCTTCCTGTCTCCTTTCTCTCCGGCGCCAGGTGTTTTTTGGTGTGTGGGACCCTTCTCTCTGCAGTCTCACACACCTTTGATCACCAGAATGAGTGGTCATGGAGATCACTGCAACccctgacccctgacctctgGTAAGACTCTGTACTTCTAACCTGAGGGGGGTCAGCTTTGCCCCTGTGTCTGGGCAGGGACACCCCTCCGAGTTAACACGCTGGGATCCTAAAGAAGAATCttcacctttttttaaaaaaaaaaaaaaaaaaaaaaggtttctcgGTGACTTACCAGACAGGGACAAGTCAAGGGTTGTGTGTATGGGCTGCCCTATTGTTGTTTTATCTCTGAGcttttcattttgattttaataaCACCTATATGCTTTCTATGTTCGCACATCATTGTTTGTAAATTATTACTATTGGTAAGCTATTTTGTGCATAACGATTGTTCAACCTATCAGGAAAGGAATTTCATGATTAGTTTGGTCAGTGCTTTTAAGTTTTCATATTCATAAAGGCAAGCTTTTTATTATCCATTATTTGAGTTAACTGTACTTTAAATTCAGCCTGTCATTGATAGTGACTAATTGATAAACAGTCCAAATGTATCCTCTTTATAATATAAATGAACAGATTTTGGTTtagagtttatatatatatatatatatatatatatatatatatatatatatatatatatatatatatatatatatatatatatatataaaaacagatacagataatTCTTCCATATCCAAATGGAAGCAGCTGATGAGTGAGTTTAAGTGTAgttaagatttttttaaagtcatacAGGCCCAAATGTAGAGCCCAGTTGTTTTACCCACTCTGAGGTGTGCGTTACGTTGAGTAATTAAAATTTTTGGTCCACATTCAAATGCACTATTATGACATAGAGTGTTGGCCTTAGTAATATACTTTATATTGTGGAGCTACAGTATATTATTCCTCGTCACCATGTCTCTAAACAGTCGAAGGGAACTGCCCCATCACTCCACATAGATGAGCCTGTGGGTCAAGTttaaagcacacaaaaaaagagagattttaCTCCAAAGTCTGCATCATCAGACTTAGCCTATGGTAAAGTCCCAGTGTCTCTGGTCCTATCCTACCTATTAAAGTTAAGAAAGGGTCATCAGTCTTTGCAAAACTAACACTGCCTTTTGACTCCTCCTGCTGggctttttttctccatttgttTTTGACTTCCTTTTAATTCACATTGCGCATTCTGCGTAAGGGACGTCACAGGAAGCCACAGTTGGTTTGCGTCAGTGCCATGTTTGGGGAAACTTTCGTGCTGCCCACTCAGTTATCTCATAGAGGCTTGACACTGTTTAATCAAGCAAGGTTGTAAGTGTGCCTTGATAAAagtcaggatgctgtttttaatcttttttttttttttttttttttgaggtaGTTTTCACGTCTCCTTATCAAGCAGCTCTACTCTGCTACAAAATGTCTTTGAGTTTGCCGAGCCGACCCAGATGTTTTCTCCTTAGAACAGACCCTGTGTTGCCCCAGAGAGGATCAGGGAATTTCCACTAAAACGTGGTTTCCTCTTGTGGTCTTGCGGCAGGAGAATGAAGTTTGAGTGAGTTAATAAGTTAAAAACATCCCGCCCCACTGTTGAGTCAAAGGCACTGCTTCTGTCTGAACCACTGAGAGCAGATCATACTGACCCAGCCAAGAGGAGATCAAAACAAACCGTATCTTCTCCTCTGGTGTTAGCATATGTTCTCCCATACAAACCATATGCGTTTTTAGGTGAGCCAGCACACTGAACAGGAAAAGCTGGTATGCAAACATGAGATAGTAAAGGATATCAAGAGACAGGTGGTCAaaggtttttattagttttcatAAAATATTGGCATTGTGTGATAGTTTGTCTACTTCTGCAAgtgcacttttacttttgaattttgatgttttgttatgtttataTATGCTGCAGCAACTATagaattgtacattttattttacttgaacGGTATACTGTAATAAAGATTTTAATTGTAGATGTTATCATTTCTTACTAACTAACAACTGAGATTCTTCATTTGATTTCCTTGTTTATGCTGACGCAGGACAAGGCTGCTGTAGCAGTGAGAACTGCTGCTGTCTGAGGTTTGTTTATTGCCCGCTGCTGACGTGGAGGTAGCGATGAAATGATATGTTCACTTCCTGAGCTGTAGGAGTCCGTCAGCAGCGACTCCGATCACTCATATTCCCAAGTCATTTATATTCACTCAAGTCCTTCAAATGGTTGAATGCTGTTGACCCAGAGTCAGCTTGCATTAATCTGTATTCATTGTACAGTTCATAATAAGCAGTCATCAAAATAGAGAGAGAGCCATAAGAGCATCATTTTTTTCACTTCCTGTCTAGATTCAATCATGTGGTGAACGCAATCCAACTCAGTTGTTGCTTAGTAACTAATGTCATGTAATCAACCCAAAATACTACTGTACATCTCAAGTAACCTATACTGTAAATAAGATTTTGTCTATTTAGGGTGACTGTTGCTCATTGATTGTAATGAATATGCAATTCCCAGTAAACTGCTTGTTTTTTCAGTTAGTCCTTTTCACCCGTCTCCTGGATGTTAATGTTGCTATCTGTGTGTTGTCTCAAAGTGACTATAGGTTCATGTTAAAGAGCTTGGTTTGTTGCCCAAGGGAGTGAAAGTACATCCAATCCTGAACATAGGTAAATCttactacttttatttatttatttatttattttttaactctCCTGTGAGCAATAACTTATAACACATCAGGTGTATAGGAGGCAGCTGACTTAACAGAGCCTGAAATTTAACAATCGAGTCCATGTACGTGATTCATTTTCCTCATATTTCA
Encoded proteins:
- the rab4b gene encoding ras-related protein Rab-4B, translating into MSETYDFLFKFLVIGSAGTGKSCLLHQFIENKFKQDSNHTIGVEFGSRVVNVGGKTVKLQIWDTAGQERFRSVTRSYYRGAAGALLVYDITSRETYNALTNWLTDARTLASPNIVIILCGNKKDLEADREVTFLEASRFAQENELIFLETSALTGENVEEGFLKCARIILNKIDSGELDPERMGSGIQYGDASLRQLRQPRGTTTTQNKQQCNC